A stretch of Schistocerca cancellata isolate TAMUIC-IGC-003103 chromosome 3, iqSchCanc2.1, whole genome shotgun sequence DNA encodes these proteins:
- the LOC126175228 gene encoding uncharacterized protein LOC126175228 — translation MPKKQNYDIPPWERSNWEFMHEGQKRYAYEQWLMSRVRRGLPIDHACPSTSGSATGTSSVNEHHVDHKVSDSEEDEDEQGPEETQQHSEPQRLVPYSDSDEGMSSPMHAAPSANLGDSPNTHVDPLPAPSILDTGNITRYRKVHRFFTYGLAYKVIEHEKVVCMVIPLAEIPVDRPFLYMTPSEFDLLPDGSRIIHCSVKVIARNPRIAFPTNSSDTELATLNQNKNMITSVGINLKIPGINVKPTAFTATAIINESLIPFGSHGMVIEMMKQNFLLKCLHINLDDPLI, via the exons ATGCCGAAAAAACAG AATTATGATATTCCACCGTGGGAACGGTCTAATTGGGAGTTCATGCATGAAGGCCAGAAACGCTATGCCTATGAACAATGGCTAATGTCTCGTGTTCGCCGTGGTTTGCCTATAGATCACGCCTGCCCATCAACATCTGGTTCAGCCACTGGAACAAGTTCTGTAAATGAACATCACGTCGACCACAAGGTATCAGACAGCGAAGAAGACGAAGACGAACAAGGACCAGAAGAAACACAACAACATTCTGAACCACAACGTTTAGTACCTTATTCTGATAGTGACGAAGGTATGAGTTCACCAATGCATGCAGCACCATCTGCTAACTTGGGTGATTCTCCGAATACTCATGTTGATCCGTTACCTGCTCCTTCTATATTAGATACAGGTAATATTACAAGATATCGCAAAGTACATAGATTTTTCACATATGGTTTAGCATATAAAGTGATTGAACATGAAAAGGTAGTATGCATGGTTATTCCTTTGGCAGAAATTCCCGTTGATAGGCCATTTTTGTATATGACACCTTCTGAATTCGATTTATTACCTGATGGTAGTAGAATTATTCATTGTTCTGTAAAAGTAATTGCACGAAATCCTAGAATTGCTTTTCCGACTAATTCAAGTGATACAGAACTTgcaacattaaatcaaaataagaatatgattACAAGTGTAGGGATTAATTTGAAAATACCGGGTATTAATGTAAAGCCTACAGCATTTACTGCAACTGCAATCATAAACGAAAGTTTGATTCCATTTGGAAGTCATGGTATGGTTATAGAAATGATGAAGCAGAATTTCTTACTAAAGTGCCTGCACATCAATTTGGACGacccattaatttga
- the LOC126175227 gene encoding uncharacterized protein LOC126175227, whose translation MSPTMASNHSHSDLDWFNILIYFFLQKRPSRGQVWIRGTHKRVPGESEIIQWVSFIEGSLSVLESENPRINDQLQQDLTRDGSRKWPHTKHKPISDYQRCNPETMAKKVLSILMSYNCIPPENIVSVIPSAHHYYINFIDPKFYRFFDMGLELYKKTINELELKGLENLLCSGSEDSIFYSQSTNVFEYYYTLADSLAWLNKLLLFQFDDDTDEVSKFLLNLVSWFNRQGLYQWQDNNYVQNKKLNTLCIVGPPNSGKNWFFDCFISLGLNVGHIGRCNNKTNQFALQDAINRRIIIGNEISLEEGAIEDFKKVCEGIACNIRVKYKGDAILRCTPLLLISNSQPIVCSHPDFNNVV comes from the coding sequence ATGTCCCCGACGATGGCGAGCAATCACAGCCATTCGGACCTCGACTggttcaatatactcatatatttcttcttGCAAAAAAGGCCAAGTCGGGGACAAGTTTGGATTAGAGGAACCCATAAGAGAGTGCCTGGTGAGTCTGAAATTATACAGTGGGTCAGTTTCATCGAGGGATCCCTCTCAGTATTGGAAAGCGAAAACCCTCGAATTAATGATCAGTTGCAACAAGACCTCACCAGAGATGGCTCACGTAAATGGCCTCATACAAAGCACAAGCCAATCTCTGACTACCAAAGGTGCAACCCTGAAACGATGGCAAAAAAGGTACTTTCGATATTAATGTCATACAATTGCATACCCCCAGAAAATATAGTCAGTGTAATACCATCTGCACaccattattatattaatttcattgatCCTAAATTCTATCGTTTTTTTGACATGGGCCTTGAGTTATACAAAAAAACTATAAATGAATTAGAACTCAAAGGTTTGGAGAATCTTTTATGTTCTGGCTCAGAAGACAGTATATTTTACAGCCAGTCTACAAATGTTTTTGAATATTATTATACTTTAGCAGATTCTCTTGCTTGGCTAAATAAACTTTTGTTATTTCAATTTGATGATGACACAGATGAAGTGtctaaatttttgttaaatttggtATCATGGTTTAATAGACAGGGCCTTTACCAATGGCAGGATAATAATTAtgtgcaaaataaaaaattaaacactctTTGTATTGTTGGCCCACCAAACTCTGGAAAAAATTGGTTTTTTGATTGTTTCATTTCACTTGGACTTAATGTAGGCCACATTGGCCGATGTAATAATAAGACGAATCAATTTGCTCTTCAAGATGCCATAAATAGGCGTATAATCattggaaatgaaatttcattagaagaaggtGCTATAGAAgatttcaaaaaagtttgtgaaggAATTGCATGCAATATTCGAGTAAAATATAAAGGAGATGCTATTTTAAGATGTACTCCAttactgttaatttctaattctcagCCAATTGTATGCAGTCATCCAGATTTCAACAATGTCGTGTGA